GGCGTGCTGCTTCAACTGCTCCATCCAGTTCTGCACGTCCAGGAAGCTCTGCTCGTTGGTGATATCGAAAATCAATATGAAACCCATCGAGTCCCGGTAGAATGCCGTGGTCAGGCTGCGGAAACGTTCCTGACCGGCCGTATCCCATAGCTGCAGGTGTATCCGATGGTGGATTCCATTTGAGGTATAGAGCTGAAGAGAGATAGCGAGCAAATATTGACAGCAATCAGAATGATACAAATCGAAGCAGGCGGCTTTCGATCAAACTTACCACACGCTTCTCGCGGAAATCTATTCCAACCGTCGAGATAAACTTGGTATGAAACACCCCATCCGTGTACTGATAGAGGAAGCTAGTTTTTCCAACGCCCGAATCGCCAACGGCAAGAAACTTAATTAGATAGTCATAATCTATCGATGCCATGCTGAGAACCAGGCCAGGCAACCGGGTCCCGGTGGGTTTCTGCAAGCAAAAAATCAGACGGGAATGGATCAGTAGAGTTGTAGGCAACGTGCGGAACAGGACCGGAAATGATGAAATGGTTCATGCTGACTGACCGAAAGCTAAAATTCATGTTAAATAGTTAATGAAGCCTGTGAACGATTTGCCGGTCTGTCGTTCGCTCCATTCCGACCGATATCACGCAAAGCTTGCCGGACTTACATGTGTGGGTGTGTTGGTGAGAGGTAAACGGAAATTAAAAGATGTTTATCGTGTCAAGTCTGGTAGTAAGGAGCGATGGCAAACAATCTTACCATTGAAACATTACATTCCTGGCGTAGATGCTATTTCTAATGTATGTTTTGTTACGAAATATCATGCTGATCGCAAACTGTTTTGACATTGGTGCACGGAAAGTCGTGCACTGTAAATAATCTAATTTCAATTAGTTACAGATTTCATTTGTTTCACTCAATCAACCTTAAAATTCTAATTTCCAATTCCTCGGTCGAAAATATGCCGAATTCTTATGAAGAGAGATAAATCCCAAACCATTCAAGTGACAGAAATTGGTCACGAGTGAACGCTATCGAGGGTCATCCAAGTGCCCGAAGGTTGATGCAAAATGGTAAAAATAACCGCAGAAATCCCTCGATGAAAAGTTTCAATCGTTTTTACATGCGGCATGAATTATGAATCAATTAATTAGCGGGACGTTCGGTGATCAAACACAGCAGTAAAAACGGCAACGGAATactgtcggtcggtcggtcggtcaagTTTTAATGACTCATAATTACTTAATTATACCCAAACCTCATCATTACCTGCTGGTCGTGCATTTAACGGAAGCCTTTCATATACTAGATGCCTTTACAGAGAAGCACAAAATATTTTCCTACGTACACCGATAACCGGTCGGAGACAGTTCACCGGTTTGTTCTGAGCACGATTGAAACCTGGTTGGTGTTGGTTTCAACCGATGACATTGTAACATTGTTTACCGAATTTGTAAGTCAAGCAGCCGCATATTAATGAACCGTTTCATCTGTTGATAATCCCGcgtgttttttttatcttttcttcgttttttttccgTTCAAAATACGTTCCGAAAAGGATAAACCTTATGAAAAGACAAGGTAAAAAATTACGACAAAGCCTCGGTTTAATCTGATTGCTCGATGTTATTCTATTCCAGCCACGTTTTCTTGATTCGAGCaaaatatgaaattattttacccAACCTTTCCCAACCGTAGTCGGCGGCACGAAGTCGACGTTAGTGCTTCTGCATAGGAAGAAAATGTGTAGAATGCGCTCTATTTGCAGGGAATAAATTAAAATGTCAGAGGAAACGGTTGAATAATCTTTTATATTATCATTCAAGTGGGAGCTTCCCAGCTTACAGTCTTTTGAAGTCAGATGTAAACTTGCGAATTAACAAATCGGTCTTTCCTTACCGATGGAATTTTCGATCGCAACATTGAGCTCCATAACAAAGCAATTATCTCTCATTTATTTGCATTAATTAATTTTACTTTAATTTTGTATCTCTACTCTACTCCATTCTAATCTACTTCTTTTCTATACTCTACTTCTTACTAATCTAATAAGAATAAAAACTCCAAATACGGAAATCACTTCGATTCCTCTGCAACGGTTAGAGCGATTTTAACAAaacttgatttaaattaaaggtctggatgtcttaaaagatactgtacaatttcattcagatcctacctccggttctgaaattatagagcgccaaaacattcaaaccgtcatgcaaaatgacgatgcaaaatcagtacgcatcggtacgtgtttTGCTCTGTTCGCAGCGTGCCTTGTTCAATTCCGTATAGcgggcagggttgccacatttaaaactATACTTTTTAGATGAAAAATCTGCAAATCTGTATCGGaggatcaaaattctgtattgaaaatctgtatatgataatgataagaaattaaaatgaaattaaagtcattaaatcgaatctgaaaatgacagctactttttgcttattgtaatgtaattggCAATCATTACTTTTCACTATCTTACACGGTAAACTGGATCCGTGAAACCGTTATTAAgtacgacgatgcaaaataaggaCAAATAATTTGacacaactgtttacaaatagaaaaggttatgttagtttatactcaaagaaaatttctaattttttcaagttagaaaaaaaaatatttttcaccagaatcttctggtgatatttttgaaaatataagtaacatgagaaaggcatcaatacATCATTAGATGAGTTTAaacaggttttgcctttctcatacagaaaggctatgcaatcactatgaaaaccgactttcgaagtcatataccattcgactcagttcgacgtgtgcgcaaaatgtgtgtgagtatgtgtttgtgaatgtatgtgtgtatgaatcaaaaatgtgcactcaatggctggaccgattttcacaaactttgattcaaatgaaagatctcttggtcccatatgttgctattgagttttatccggatcgaacttccggcTCGGGAGTAACGGAGTAAagaatgcaaaaaaatgaagaaaatgtgCAGTTGAGTACCCCagtctgctattaaatttcatctgaattCGACTACCGGCTCGGGAGTTATGGaagaaaatgtgcaaaatgaactaaacagTATAATCGATTAACTCAGAGAGCGCTCATCCAATGTTCACAAGcataaaatgaaaagtctcacaACCCCATACAACCttaccgaatttcatccggattcgacttccggttctggaattaaagGCTGATAAGTACAGGGCAGGCTATTTAAAGTGAAAGCatttgtttctgaacaaaatatatgaaaaaaacatttttatataatttttaacataatttttttggttgaaggagatatgttacagctagtttttgaaaatcatatCGCGTAAATAAACACCTTTCGCCTTTGGCCTATCctgtatgaaaatttcattttcaggagcgtgtttttatacatgacacggaaaaatcaagtaaaatacattcaaatagccttcaataaaaataactcTTCAATTAGTTGATGACCGAATATGTTGATTTTGGGTTCCAATAATTAATGTTAATGTAGAATTACACAAGTTCCAATAAGTTAATGTAGATTTTTATCCAAATCTGGCTTCCAGTTCTGGAAATACTGATTAATGTGTATGAAATTGAAACCTGTCCTATAGAGCGATACTgtaaaaatcgttaaaattcttctaaatttgattcactactgtcaatttataggttatgctaggtactggccaaacaaaccgatttccgctataccggttcccagtttccggttccagCAGTACCGGAATTAAGTGCTCGAATACTGAAAAATtgaactctcttcattttctaagaaaaagTTGATCgtcactcgaacctgcgttcttatgcattccgtgcatacgcgctaccatttcgatatacgttctactgtgtctgactggcgttttagagtgactaaaacaagattcagagtggcgaaatggtatcatcttttctgttagtttatcATTcttttggattcttcaatatatgtttccgctcagtcttTGCAACaactggattaaaacaggtttttagataTCGTTCTATAAGCAAATGACTACAAAATAATATGCGTTTTGCGGCAGGGGCCGTATAATCTACAATCTTCCACAtcacaaatttttacaaactccaTTACGATaacaaatttttacaaacaTTACAAACAAACCATTCCAAGCCTTTTTATTCATTGTAATAAAATGATTTTCACACTCCTTCTCACATTGTCTTAAATACGGATtgagtaatgaattcttactggaCTGTTCGTTTCGGTTTTCGATCAACCCGATTTACAGtggcattataaatgtcattgagttttcgctcattttatgaatgtgttggtGTAAAAATTGAGCGAATTacgccatttcattaaactccaGCT
This genomic window from Malaya genurostris strain Urasoe2022 chromosome 1, Malgen_1.1, whole genome shotgun sequence contains:
- the LOC131425991 gene encoding ras-related protein Rab-27A, coding for MASIDYDYLIKFLAVGDSGVGKTSFLYQYTDGVFHTKFISTVGIDFREKRVLYTSNGIHHRIHLQLWDTAGQERFRSLTTAFYRDSMGFILIFDITNEQSFLDVQNWMEQLKQHAYCDDPDIVLCGNKADLDHRRVISESRAKSLADKYSIDYIETSAFTGHNVKVAIEMLLDKVMKRIETIVLSSTIQARRGVPKLFVDTKDPPIKLDDGSDQSSGSGCRC